A segment of the bacterium genome:
GGCACGGGCGCCGCCGGAATCGGCGCCGGATGCGTCACGATCCCGCGCCGTGCGAGCTGGGCCGCGGCGACCCGGGCGAAGAGGGGGGCGGCGATTCCGCCGCCGCTGTGGAGCGCGCCCTTCGGCTCGTCGACGGCGACGACGATCGCGATCTCCGGGTCGTCCGCCGGGACGACGCCCATGAACCAGGCGACGTAGCGCGAGTTCGAATAGCGACCGGCCTCGACGTCGAGCTTCTGCGCCGTGCCCGTCTTGCCGGCGACGCGAACGCCGTCGAGGGCGGCGAGACGTCCGGTGCCCTCGGCAGAGACGACGGTCTGCATCATGTCGAGGGTGAGTCGGGCCGCTCGCGGGGAGACCGCGCGACCGTGGGCGCGGACCTCCGTCGTCTGCCAGCCCTGGTCCGGGCGGCGGCGCGCGAGGACGATGCGGGGCTCCATCCGCATGCCGTCGTTCGCGAGGGCGCCGAGGGCGGAGACGAGCTGGATCCCGGTGACCGAGAGGCCCTGGCCGAAGGAGATCGCGGCCTGGTCGACGGGCTGCCAGTCGTTCCAGTCGCGCAGGATGCCCGACGACTCGAAGGGGAAGCGCGATCGCGTCCGTGCTCCGAAGCCGAAGCGCTCGAGCCCCGCGTGCTGCGCCTCGCGACCCAGCGCCTGGGCGATCATCACGGCGCCCACGTTGCTCGACACCCGGAGCACGTCCGCCGGGGCGAGCGGGCCGAAGGGGCGCCGATCCCGGATCGTCTTGCCGCGGACGCGAAGCGAGCCGTCTTCGCCGGTCTCGAAGCGCTGCTCGGGCTCGATCACGCGGGCGTCGATGGCGGACGCGACCAGGAAGGCCTTCATCGTCGACCCGGCTTCGACGGCGTCCGTGAAGGTGCGCGACCGCGTCTCGCGATAGTCGAGCGTGCGGAAGCCGTTCGGGTCGAAGCCGGGGGCTTCGGCGAGGGCAAGCAGGTCGCCGTTGCGCGGGTCCATGGTCAGCACGAGGCCGCCTTCGGCGTTCGTGCTCGCGACCACTTCCTGGAGCGCGGCTTCGGCGGCGCCCTGCATCGCGGCATCGAGGGTGAGCGCGACGTCGCCGCCGGCGACCTCGCGGAGATCCGTCGAGCGAAGCGCGAGCGCGCGCCCCCTGGCGTCGCGCTCGATCCGCACGCTTCGCGGCTGTCCCGTCAGCCAGTCGTTCTCGAGCTGCTCGATCCCACGCACGCCCTGGCCGTCGATGTTCGCGAAGCCGAGCAGCGGCGCGGCGAAGGTGCCGGCGGGGTAGGAGCGTCGCGGCTCGCGGTCGATCCCGACGCCGGGCAGGTCGAGCTCGCGGATCCGCTCCGCCTGCGCCTCGGTGACCCAGCGCTTGATGTAGGTGAAGCCGTCGCGGTTCGAGAGCCGTCGCGCGATCGCCGTGAGATCGAGCTCGAGGGTCTCCGCGAGCGCGTGCGCCGTGGCGGCGCGGTCCTCCATCTCGCGCGGGAGCGCATAGATCGAGGCGGCCTCCGTCGTGATCGCGAGCTCGCGGCCGTTGCGATCGAAGATCGTGCCCCGCGCGGCGGAGAGCCGCTGTTCGGTCTGGATCTGCTGGTCGTAGAGGTCGCGTGCTCGCGTGTGCGCCACGGTCAGGTGGGCGGCACGACCGGCCAGGA
Coding sequences within it:
- a CDS encoding penicillin-binding transpeptidase domain-containing protein, with the translated sequence MRSQALDRASGRIVWIRLAGLAVVLLLAGRAAHLTVAHTRARDLYDQQIQTEQRLSAARGTIFDRNGRELAITTEAASIYALPREMEDRAATAHALAETLELDLTAIARRLSNRDGFTYIKRWVTEAQAERIRELDLPGVGIDREPRRSYPAGTFAAPLLGFANIDGQGVRGIEQLENDWLTGQPRSVRIERDARGRALALRSTDLREVAGGDVALTLDAAMQGAAEAALQEVVASTNAEGGLVLTMDPRNGDLLALAEAPGFDPNGFRTLDYRETRSRTFTDAVEAGSTMKAFLVASAIDARVIEPEQRFETGEDGSLRVRGKTIRDRRPFGPLAPADVLRVSSNVGAVMIAQALGREAQHAGLERFGFGARTRSRFPFESSGILRDWNDWQPVDQAAISFGQGLSVTGIQLVSALGALANDGMRMEPRIVLARRRPDQGWQTTEVRAHGRAVSPRAARLTLDMMQTVVSAEGTGRLAALDGVRVAGKTGTAQKLDVEAGRYSNSRYVAWFMGVVPADDPEIAIVVAVDEPKGALHSGGGIAAPLFARVAAAQLARRGIVTHPAPIPAAPVPTLLAEREDDGESADQAPNTATNATPTRLPDVAAAPPAPKTRPAPARRSRNEPPRAAVAAPPARPAATLEVAAGRHPSRAGSDDTFDLVFVPDFEGTTMARARRLAASESLEITTLGAIEGRVVSQYPIPGTVLEGSDRTVRLRFEQRRTASARREEG